In the genome of Paenibacillus pabuli, one region contains:
- a CDS encoding aldo/keto reductase, with product MEYRRLGNSGLRVSALGLGTNAFGKRADDPTSIRIIHAALDHGINFIDTANIYAGTESERIIGQALRGRRENAVLATKAGLPRHEGPHGRGSSRYHLQQELEHSLRRLQTDYVDLYQIHTFDPHTPLDETLRTLDDMVTSGKVRYIGASNYAAWELMKALGISELKGYVRYISTQTSYSLADRTPELELVPMCLDQGVGIIPYFPLAGGILTGKYNGQAGIPSGSRADTDPTFNRFLLEHNINLGEQVSQKAAKFGCSPSALSLAWLLARPAVSTVIVGATSSEQLEHNLASLDMRLGDDMTAELDQLSESFRHGKPFATYRLD from the coding sequence AGACGACCCGACTTCTATTCGTATTATTCATGCCGCACTGGATCACGGCATCAATTTTATCGACACAGCCAACATCTACGCAGGAACGGAATCGGAACGAATTATTGGACAAGCCTTGAGGGGCAGACGTGAAAACGCTGTGCTTGCTACCAAAGCCGGACTTCCCCGGCATGAGGGTCCCCATGGGCGCGGTTCCTCCCGCTACCATTTGCAGCAAGAGCTTGAACATAGCCTGCGGCGTCTGCAAACGGACTATGTGGATCTGTATCAGATCCACACCTTTGATCCGCATACCCCGCTGGATGAGACGCTGCGCACATTGGACGATATGGTCACTTCCGGCAAAGTTCGCTATATCGGAGCTTCCAACTATGCAGCCTGGGAGCTAATGAAAGCTCTGGGTATCAGCGAACTAAAAGGATATGTACGTTATATCTCGACCCAAACCAGCTACTCTCTGGCTGATCGTACGCCTGAGCTTGAACTCGTACCGATGTGTCTCGATCAGGGCGTCGGCATCATCCCGTATTTCCCGCTGGCTGGTGGCATTCTGACAGGCAAATACAATGGTCAAGCAGGCATACCTTCGGGTTCCAGAGCGGATACCGATCCCACCTTCAACCGATTCCTGCTTGAGCATAATATTAACTTAGGTGAACAAGTGAGCCAGAAAGCAGCCAAATTCGGATGCTCCCCAAGTGCACTTTCACTCGCCTGGTTGCTGGCACGACCTGCCGTTTCAACGGTTATTGTTGGAGCAACGAGCAGCGAACAGCTGGAGCATAATCTGGCTAGCCTGGACATGAGGTTGGGCGATGACATGACCGCCGAGCTCGATCAGCTTAGCGAGTCATTTCGCCATGGTAAACCATTTGCGACTTATCGATTGGATTGA
- a CDS encoding MarR family winged helix-turn-helix transcriptional regulator — MWQKEIRRVLEPLELTQPQFVLLHACVWLNERDTEGKGITQVQLAQFANVDVNVTSQVLRALEKRELITRKRHLTDTRANVITTTPEGTRLALEGIHLVEAADKVFFDILSDRKDEYMEIMQEFIRHKTDV; from the coding sequence ATGTGGCAAAAGGAAATACGCAGGGTACTCGAGCCTCTGGAATTAACACAACCCCAATTTGTATTATTGCATGCCTGTGTGTGGCTCAATGAACGCGATACCGAGGGTAAGGGAATAACCCAGGTCCAGCTTGCGCAATTTGCCAATGTGGATGTTAACGTGACTTCTCAAGTTCTCCGTGCTCTTGAAAAGAGAGAGTTGATAACTCGGAAGCGTCATCTTACCGATACCCGTGCGAATGTTATTACAACAACGCCGGAAGGAACTCGCTTGGCCCTTGAAGGTATTCATCTTGTTGAAGCAGCAGACAAGGTGTTCTTTGATATTTTAAGTGATCGCAAGGACGAATACATGGAAATTATGCAGGAATTTATCCGCCATAAAACAGATGTTTAA
- a CDS encoding TIGR00266 family protein: MNYEILYDGAFAMLKVQLQRGERFKAESGAMVSMTPTVDLKGSAEGGMFGGIGRMLSGEKFFFQELTAAGGSAEILLSPSSMGDVEAVELDGSYSLFVQKDGFLAGTEGIQVNTKMQNLKKGLFSGEGFFIIEISGRGTVFLSSYGAIHAINLVAGEEVIVDNAHLVAWPSYMDYRIEKASQGWLSSVTSGEGLVCRFRGEGTVLIQSRNPHGFGQWMKQFIPSR; this comes from the coding sequence ATGAACTATGAAATTCTATACGATGGTGCATTTGCGATGTTGAAGGTGCAGCTGCAACGGGGTGAGCGTTTCAAGGCAGAAAGCGGGGCCATGGTATCCATGACACCAACCGTTGACTTGAAGGGATCTGCTGAAGGCGGCATGTTTGGCGGGATCGGAAGGATGCTGAGCGGCGAGAAGTTCTTTTTTCAGGAATTGACGGCTGCAGGGGGCTCCGCGGAAATTCTGTTGTCACCCTCCAGCATGGGAGATGTAGAGGCAGTTGAATTGGATGGTTCCTATTCGCTCTTCGTACAAAAAGATGGATTTCTGGCCGGAACGGAAGGCATCCAGGTGAATACCAAAATGCAAAACTTGAAGAAAGGTCTCTTCTCGGGAGAGGGTTTTTTTATTATAGAGATCAGTGGGCGCGGAACCGTGTTCCTGTCTTCCTATGGGGCAATTCATGCGATCAATCTGGTTGCGGGTGAAGAAGTAATTGTGGATAATGCCCACTTGGTCGCATGGCCCAGCTATATGGATTATCGCATTGAGAAAGCCTCACAAGGCTGGTTATCCAGCGTGACTAGCGGAGAAGGATTGGTATGCCGATTCCGGGGTGAAGGAACAGTTTTGATTCAGAGTCGTAATCCGCATGGATTTGGCCAATGGATGAAGCAATTTATTCCTTCACGCTAA
- a CDS encoding winged helix-turn-helix transcriptional regulator: MIRKKYNISVEATLEVIGGKWKCVILCHLTHGKKRTSDLKRIMPAITQKMLTQQLRELEDDGIVNRIVYNQVPPKVEYELSEYGRSLEPILNALCNWGDQHIIKEYGDKASVLEDNGLNDFDTDKKELMKP, translated from the coding sequence ATGATTAGAAAGAAATATAATATTTCCGTTGAAGCGACTCTTGAAGTCATCGGTGGCAAGTGGAAATGCGTTATCCTCTGCCATCTGACACATGGGAAGAAACGGACCAGTGATCTCAAGCGTATTATGCCCGCAATTACGCAGAAAATGTTAACACAGCAGCTGAGGGAGCTTGAAGATGACGGGATCGTGAACCGCATTGTGTACAATCAGGTACCTCCCAAGGTGGAGTATGAATTGAGTGAATATGGCCGAAGTTTGGAGCCCATTCTGAATGCCCTCTGCAATTGGGGGGATCAGCATATTATTAAGGAATATGGAGACAAAGCGTCAGTGTTGGAGGATAATGGGCTAAACGATTTTGACACGGACAAAAAGGAGCTGATGAAGCCATGA
- a CDS encoding MFS transporter, whose protein sequence is MFHDSKRSTWALLALAISAFAIGTTEFISVGLLPLIADDLGISVTTAGLTVTLYALGVTFGAPILTSLTSTVSRKTLLLAIMVVFIAGNTMAALSSGITMLLIARIVSALAHGVFMSIGSTIAADLVPANRRASAIAIMFSGLTIATVTGVPLGTLIGQNLGWRAAFILIVVVGVVAFIGNMLLVPSTLQRGTRTAFREQLKLVTGGRLLLAFAITAVGYGGTFVVFTYLSPLLHDISGYSEQTVAGILLLYGIAIAIGNIIGGKAANRNPLRALFYMFIIQTVVLGILYFTVPFKLAALLTILGMGLLAFMNVPGLQMYVVTLAERYAPQAKDVASAFNIAAFNAGIAIGAYLGGVITDSIGLIHTTWVGAIMVLAAVLLTGWARALDRKDPYSPSET, encoded by the coding sequence ATGTTCCATGATTCAAAACGCAGTACCTGGGCACTGCTGGCGCTGGCAATCAGTGCGTTTGCCATCGGCACCACCGAATTTATCAGCGTTGGTCTGCTGCCTCTTATTGCAGATGACCTGGGCATTTCCGTAACGACAGCGGGACTGACCGTTACTTTATATGCATTAGGCGTAACCTTCGGAGCACCGATTCTGACCTCATTGACGTCAACGGTGTCACGCAAGACACTGCTGCTTGCCATTATGGTTGTTTTTATCGCTGGTAACACCATGGCGGCGCTCTCGAGTGGAATCACCATGCTGCTCATTGCACGAATTGTCTCCGCTCTGGCACATGGCGTATTTATGTCCATTGGTTCCACCATTGCGGCAGACCTGGTTCCTGCAAACCGCCGGGCGAGCGCCATTGCCATCATGTTCTCTGGCCTGACCATTGCTACAGTCACCGGTGTACCACTGGGTACACTCATCGGTCAAAACTTGGGCTGGCGCGCAGCTTTCATTCTTATCGTTGTCGTCGGTGTTGTGGCTTTTATCGGCAACATGCTTCTCGTGCCATCCACGTTGCAACGCGGAACGCGAACTGCATTCCGTGAACAACTGAAACTGGTCACAGGCGGACGGTTGCTGCTGGCTTTTGCCATTACAGCTGTGGGATATGGGGGAACGTTCGTGGTGTTCACTTACCTGTCCCCACTATTGCATGATATCAGCGGATATTCCGAGCAAACGGTCGCGGGAATTCTGCTGCTGTACGGGATTGCCATCGCCATCGGTAATATTATCGGAGGGAAAGCCGCCAACCGTAATCCGCTCCGGGCACTCTTCTATATGTTTATCATTCAGACCGTCGTTCTGGGCATACTGTATTTCACCGTTCCATTTAAGCTGGCAGCGTTACTGACCATACTCGGCATGGGCCTGCTTGCCTTCATGAATGTGCCAGGGCTTCAGATGTACGTCGTGACGCTCGCAGAACGATATGCTCCACAGGCCAAAGACGTCGCCTCTGCCTTTAACATCGCAGCCTTTAACGCGGGTATTGCCATTGGTGCATATTTGGGCGGTGTTATTACAGATTCCATCGGTCTGATTCATACCACATGGGTTGGTGCAATTATGGTTCTGGCTGCCGTTCTTCTGACTGGTTGGGCAAGAGCGCTTGATCGTAAAGATCCCTACTCTCCATCAGAGACGTAA
- a CDS encoding aldo/keto reductase → MTAQHLQSTVALNNGVHMPWFGLGVFQVEEGSELIEAVKQAIAHGYRSIDTAAIYGNESGVGQAIAESLRENNLKREELFITSKVWNADLGYEETLAAFDVTLNKLGLEYLDLYLIHWPKAGKYKAAWRAMEQLYKAGRIKAIGVSNFQIHHLEDLMQDAEVKPAINQVEYHPRLTQAPLKAFCEKNGIQLEAWSPLMQGQLLDNPVLTEIATAKGKSVAQIILRWDLQNGVITIPKSTKEKRIIENSSIFDFELSNDEMERISALNEDVRVGPDPDNFDF, encoded by the coding sequence ATGACAGCACAACATTTACAATCTACAGTAGCTTTAAATAACGGCGTTCATATGCCTTGGTTCGGACTTGGCGTATTTCAGGTAGAAGAAGGATCTGAATTAATCGAGGCCGTCAAACAAGCGATTGCTCACGGTTACCGCAGCATTGATACAGCCGCTATCTATGGCAACGAATCAGGTGTAGGGCAAGCCATTGCAGAGTCATTGAGAGAGAATAACCTGAAACGCGAGGAGCTGTTCATTACCTCCAAAGTATGGAACGCAGACCTTGGATACGAGGAAACTCTTGCTGCCTTTGATGTCACGCTGAACAAACTGGGACTGGAATATCTGGACCTGTATCTGATTCACTGGCCAAAAGCGGGCAAATATAAAGCCGCATGGAGAGCGATGGAGCAGCTGTACAAAGCAGGCCGCATTAAAGCCATTGGCGTCAGCAACTTCCAGATCCATCACCTTGAAGATCTGATGCAGGATGCAGAAGTGAAGCCTGCGATTAACCAGGTGGAGTACCACCCTCGTCTGACTCAAGCTCCACTTAAAGCATTTTGTGAGAAAAACGGAATTCAATTGGAAGCTTGGTCCCCACTGATGCAGGGGCAGCTTCTGGACAACCCGGTCCTTACCGAGATTGCCACTGCGAAAGGTAAATCGGTAGCACAAATCATCCTGCGCTGGGACTTGCAGAACGGTGTCATCACCATTCCGAAATCCACCAAGGAGAAACGTATCATCGAGAACTCTTCCATCTTCGACTTTGAATTGTCCAATGATGAGATGGAGCGCATTAGCGCTCTGAACGAAGATGTCCGCGTTGGACCTGACCCGGACAACTTTGATTTCTAA
- a CDS encoding glycosyl hydrolase family 18 protein, protein MIHLNKHTAFKKTAKFFLGLSLLLSVIVPSFALQPATAEAADSYKIVGYYPSWAAYGRNYNVADIDPTKVTHINYAFADICWNGIHGNPDPSGPNPVTWTCQNEKSQTINVPNGTIVLGDPWIDTGKTFAGDTWDQPIAGNINQLNKLKQTNPNLKTIISVGGWTWSNRFSDVAATAATREVFANSAVDFLRKYNFDGVDLDWEYPVSGGLDGNSKRPEDKQNYTLLLSKIREKLDAAGAVDGKKYLLTIASGASATYAANTELAKIAAIVDWINIMTYDFNGAWQKISAHNAPLNYDPAASAAGVPDANTFNVAAGAQGHLNAGVPAAKLVLGVPFYGRGWDGCAQAGNGQYQTCSGGSSVGTWEAGSFDFYDLEANYINKNGYTRYWNDTAKVPYLYNASNKRFISYDDAESVGYKTAYIKSKGLGGAMFWELSGDRNKTLQNKLKADLPTGGTVPPADTTAPSVPGNARSTGVTANSVTLAWNASTDNVGVTGYNVYNGTTLATSVTGTTATISGLTAGTSYTFTVKAKDAAGNLSAASNAVTVSTTAQPGGDTQAPTAPTNLISTAQTTSSITLSWTASTDNVGVTGYDVYNGTTLATTVTGTTATISGLAADTTYTFTVKAKDAAGNLSAASNAVSVKTSAGTTNPGVSAWQANTAYTAGQLVTYNGKTYKCLQSHTSLAGWEPSNVPALWQLQ, encoded by the coding sequence ATGATACATTTAAATAAACACACTGCTTTTAAGAAGACGGCAAAGTTTTTCCTTGGTCTGTCCCTGCTCTTATCCGTTATTGTTCCTTCTTTTGCGCTCCAACCTGCTACGGCCGAAGCAGCAGATTCTTATAAAATTGTTGGTTACTACCCTTCCTGGGCTGCGTACGGCAGAAACTATAATGTAGCCGATATCGACCCGACCAAAGTGACACATATCAACTATGCTTTTGCTGATATTTGCTGGAATGGCATTCATGGAAATCCGGACCCCTCGGGTCCCAATCCTGTAACCTGGACCTGCCAGAATGAAAAAAGCCAAACAATCAATGTACCGAATGGTACGATTGTGCTCGGCGATCCATGGATCGATACCGGCAAGACATTTGCAGGCGATACGTGGGATCAGCCCATCGCAGGCAATATCAATCAGCTGAACAAGCTGAAACAAACCAATCCTAACCTGAAGACCATTATCTCCGTCGGAGGCTGGACGTGGTCGAACCGTTTCTCTGATGTAGCCGCGACTGCTGCAACCCGAGAGGTCTTTGCGAACTCTGCCGTGGACTTCCTGCGGAAGTACAATTTTGACGGGGTAGATCTGGACTGGGAGTACCCGGTATCAGGAGGACTCGATGGTAACAGCAAACGTCCTGAAGATAAGCAAAACTACACATTGCTCCTGAGCAAAATCCGTGAAAAACTGGATGCAGCAGGAGCAGTGGATGGCAAGAAGTATCTGCTTACGATTGCCAGCGGTGCATCTGCGACTTATGCTGCCAATACGGAGCTTGCCAAAATTGCTGCCATCGTCGACTGGATTAACATTATGACATACGATTTTAACGGGGCTTGGCAAAAAATCAGCGCACATAATGCGCCATTGAACTATGATCCTGCGGCTTCAGCAGCTGGCGTGCCGGATGCCAATACATTTAATGTGGCTGCCGGAGCACAGGGGCATTTGAATGCAGGCGTACCGGCTGCTAAACTCGTGCTTGGTGTTCCATTCTACGGCCGTGGCTGGGATGGATGCGCACAGGCAGGCAATGGCCAGTATCAGACGTGCTCGGGAGGTTCTTCCGTGGGAACATGGGAAGCAGGCTCCTTCGACTTCTATGATCTGGAAGCCAATTACATCAACAAAAACGGATACACACGTTACTGGAATGACACAGCCAAAGTACCATACCTTTATAATGCGTCCAACAAGCGCTTTATCAGTTATGATGATGCGGAGTCCGTTGGCTACAAAACGGCTTATATCAAGAGCAAAGGACTTGGCGGAGCGATGTTCTGGGAGCTCAGCGGCGACCGTAACAAAACACTCCAAAATAAACTGAAAGCCGATCTGCCTACCGGAGGTACAGTGCCTCCAGCAGATACGACAGCACCAAGCGTACCTGGAAATGCCCGTTCGACAGGCGTGACGGCCAACTCGGTGACGCTGGCATGGAACGCTTCAACGGATAATGTAGGGGTTACCGGTTATAACGTCTATAATGGTACCACTCTTGCGACATCCGTCACCGGAACGACAGCAACGATCAGCGGACTTACAGCGGGGACTTCATATACCTTCACGGTAAAAGCTAAAGATGCAGCAGGTAATCTGTCTGCGGCCAGTAATGCTGTAACCGTAAGCACTACGGCTCAACCGGGAGGCGATACGCAAGCGCCAACTGCACCAACGAACCTCATATCTACCGCGCAAACGACATCCAGCATCACGCTGAGTTGGACGGCATCTACTGACAATGTGGGTGTAACGGGTTATGACGTGTACAACGGAACAACACTGGCAACAACAGTAACCGGTACGACGGCAACGATCAGCGGGCTTGCGGCGGATACCACGTATACCTTTACGGTAAAAGCAAAGGATGCCGCAGGCAATTTGTCTGCAGCGAGCAACGCGGTGAGCGTGAAGACTTCGGCAGGAACGACGAATCCCGGCGTTTCCGCTTGGCAGGCCAACACAGCTTATACTGCGGGACAGCTGGTCACATATAACGGCAAGACGTATAAATGCTTGCAGTCCCACACGTCCTTGGCAGGTTGGGAACCATCCAATGTGCCTGCATTGTGGCAGCTTCAATAG
- a CDS encoding chitinase produces MAFLLIITWFAPRADAAAQWQAGTAYKKGDLVTYLNKDYECIQPHTALTGWEPSNVPALWKYVGEGTGGGNPTPDTTPPSVPSGLTSSSVTNTSVNLTWNASTDNVGVTGYEVYRNGTLAANTSTTTAVVTGLTAGTTYVFTVKAKDAAGNLSAASTPLSVTTSTGSSNPGPSGSKWLIGYWHNFDNGSTNIKLRNVSTAYDVINVSFAEPISPGSGTLAFTPYNATVAEFKSDIAYLQSQGKKVLISMGGANGTIELTDATKRQQFEDSLKSIISTYGFDGLDIDLEGSSLSLNAGDTDFRSPTTPKIVNLINGVKALKSHFGANFVLTAAPETAYVQGGYLNYGGPWGAYLPVIHALRNDLTLLHVQHYNTGSMVGLDGRSYAQGTADFHVAMAEMLLQGFNVGGSSGPFFSPLRPDQIAIGVPASQQAAGGGYTAPAELQKALNYLIKGVSYGGSYTLRQPAGYAGIKGIMTWSINWDAYTNNQFSNAHRPFLNGFSTQKTEEVVY; encoded by the coding sequence ATGGCATTTCTTTTGATTATTACGTGGTTTGCACCAAGAGCAGACGCCGCTGCCCAGTGGCAGGCAGGTACCGCCTACAAAAAAGGAGATCTAGTCACCTATTTAAATAAAGATTATGAGTGTATTCAGCCCCATACGGCTTTGACCGGATGGGAGCCCTCAAATGTGCCCGCATTATGGAAATACGTTGGAGAGGGTACTGGAGGGGGCAATCCAACTCCGGATACGACACCACCTTCTGTTCCATCAGGTCTAACCTCATCCTCCGTCACGAATACATCGGTCAATCTTACCTGGAACGCATCCACGGACAATGTGGGCGTAACCGGATATGAAGTGTATCGGAACGGTACTCTCGCGGCGAACACTTCAACAACTACGGCTGTAGTAACAGGACTGACGGCCGGCACCACATATGTTTTTACAGTTAAAGCAAAAGATGCGGCAGGCAATCTGTCCGCTGCAAGTACCCCTCTCAGCGTTACAACTTCCACCGGATCTTCGAATCCTGGGCCAAGCGGCAGCAAATGGCTGATCGGCTACTGGCATAACTTTGACAATGGCTCTACCAATATTAAACTTCGCAACGTTTCAACAGCCTATGACGTTATTAATGTCTCTTTTGCCGAGCCGATTTCACCCGGCAGCGGAACGCTTGCTTTTACTCCGTATAACGCTACGGTAGCAGAATTCAAATCGGACATTGCATACCTCCAGAGTCAAGGGAAAAAGGTGCTAATTTCCATGGGAGGAGCCAATGGCACGATAGAGCTCACGGATGCAACCAAGAGACAACAGTTCGAGGATTCCCTAAAATCTATTATTTCGACTTATGGATTTGATGGCCTCGACATCGATCTGGAAGGAAGCTCCCTGTCTTTGAATGCGGGGGATACCGACTTCCGTAGTCCAACGACGCCGAAGATTGTTAACCTGATTAACGGCGTGAAAGCGCTTAAATCACACTTCGGTGCCAATTTTGTCCTGACGGCTGCACCGGAAACGGCTTATGTACAGGGCGGATATCTGAACTATGGGGGTCCTTGGGGGGCGTATCTTCCAGTGATTCATGCCCTGCGCAATGACCTGACCTTGCTGCATGTGCAGCACTATAACACCGGTTCGATGGTCGGATTGGACGGCCGCTCTTACGCTCAAGGGACAGCCGATTTCCATGTCGCGATGGCCGAAATGCTGCTTCAAGGGTTTAACGTAGGCGGAAGCTCAGGTCCATTCTTCAGCCCTCTGCGACCGGACCAGATTGCGATTGGTGTACCTGCTTCCCAGCAGGCTGCTGGAGGCGGCTACACGGCGCCAGCCGAGCTGCAGAAGGCATTGAATTACCTGATCAAAGGAGTATCCTACGGCGGTTCCTATACCTTGCGCCAGCCTGCGGGCTATGCCGGTATCAAGGGCATCATGACCTGGTCAATCAACTGGGACGCATATACAAATAACCAATTCTCGAACGCACATCGTCCGTTCCTGAATGGGTTTAGCACGCAAAAGACAGAGGAGGTTGTGTATTAA
- a CDS encoding pectinesterase family protein has product MNNPMSQDVELHLGKNAYLVAADGSGDFPTIQAAIDAIPADCTEKYMIRIKPGTYVEKLHIEKPMVHLVGSGADQTIITYGDYALKKFPNGELYHTFHSYTAFIGADDFTAEGLSFENSAGPGREVGQALAVYVDGDRAAFRHCRFIGHQDTIFTGPLPEQPMDRSFFGGPRDGAERRKLRQYYEHCYIEGDVDFIFGSATAVFQGCEIFAKNRLSDVASSEGEVNGWITAASTPEDARYGYVFIDCDLTSNAPAQSVYLGRPWRNHAKVCFLNCWMGAHVKQEGWHNWNKTDAEATVVYAEYNSAGPGAEIAMGRVPWARTLNDQEVANYTVSVILSGEDGWQPFEGMLSFERVSSNLKQTW; this is encoded by the coding sequence ATGAACAACCCTATGTCACAAGACGTTGAGCTGCATCTGGGCAAGAATGCATATCTGGTTGCTGCGGACGGAAGCGGCGATTTTCCCACGATTCAGGCTGCCATTGATGCGATTCCGGCCGACTGTACTGAAAAGTATATGATTCGTATAAAGCCAGGCACCTATGTTGAAAAACTGCACATCGAGAAGCCGATGGTTCACCTCGTTGGTTCGGGAGCTGATCAGACGATCATCACGTATGGTGATTATGCGCTCAAGAAATTCCCGAACGGGGAGTTATATCATACCTTTCATTCGTATACGGCGTTTATCGGAGCCGATGATTTTACAGCAGAGGGGCTTTCCTTTGAGAACTCAGCTGGACCCGGTCGTGAGGTCGGCCAGGCGTTGGCTGTATACGTGGATGGGGATCGGGCAGCTTTCCGACATTGCAGATTTATAGGACACCAGGATACGATCTTTACCGGACCGCTGCCCGAGCAGCCGATGGACCGGAGCTTCTTTGGGGGGCCGCGTGACGGGGCCGAGCGGCGGAAGCTGCGCCAATATTATGAGCACTGTTACATTGAGGGCGATGTCGATTTTATTTTTGGCTCGGCTACGGCGGTGTTTCAGGGGTGTGAGATCTTTGCAAAAAATCGGTTGAGCGATGTTGCTTCCTCGGAAGGCGAGGTGAACGGGTGGATTACGGCGGCCTCTACACCAGAGGATGCACGTTACGGCTATGTGTTTATCGATTGTGACCTGACCAGCAACGCCCCCGCTCAGTCCGTATATCTGGGCAGACCGTGGCGTAATCATGCAAAAGTCTGCTTCCTGAACTGCTGGATGGGGGCGCATGTGAAACAGGAGGGCTGGCATAATTGGAACAAGACCGATGCGGAAGCAACGGTTGTGTACGCCGAATATAACAGTGCCGGACCTGGGGCTGAAATTGCAATGGGGCGGGTCCCATGGGCGAGAACACTCAATGACCAAGAAGTGGCTAATTATACGGTGTCTGTTATTTTATCCGGCGAGGATGGGTGGCAGCCTTTCGAAGGTATGCTGTCATTTGAACGGGTCTCCTCGAATTTAAAACAAACCTGGTAA
- a CDS encoding glycoside hydrolase family 88/105 protein, translated as MQVQTQLSWSERIAETIVQQCDDKGYHVFPSERWAYVQGMTLMAMARTGKQYGRDEYVSFMKRHMDLYVQEDGSIGTYSLEEYNLDQINQGKNLFELLDTAGDQRYAEAAHLLAAQLAGQPRTSEGGFWHKKIYPFQMWLDGLYMSSPFLAQYARTFDRPDLWDEVAHQILLIERKTRDPRTGLLYHGWDESKEQIWADSVTGCSAHFWSRAMGWYAMAIVDSLEHFPIHHPKRGTIIGIFERMCHALVRVQEQESGLWFQVLDQGFRKGNYLEASGSSMFVYAMAKGVRLRYLEPHFRQAAEKGWQGLTSRLVKETEEGVQLNAICHGAGLSLDRDGSYSYYVGEQIVSDSFMGMAPLLLAALEMERLP; from the coding sequence ATGCAGGTACAAACGCAATTATCCTGGTCGGAGCGAATCGCGGAAACGATCGTTCAGCAATGTGATGATAAGGGCTATCATGTGTTTCCTTCGGAACGTTGGGCATATGTTCAGGGGATGACGCTAATGGCAATGGCCCGCACCGGCAAGCAATATGGCAGGGACGAGTATGTGTCTTTTATGAAAAGACATATGGACCTGTATGTTCAGGAGGACGGTTCCATCGGAACGTATTCCCTGGAAGAGTACAACCTGGATCAGATCAATCAGGGCAAGAACCTGTTCGAACTGCTGGATACCGCCGGGGATCAGCGATATGCTGAAGCCGCTCATTTGCTCGCCGCCCAGCTCGCAGGACAGCCCCGAACGTCGGAAGGTGGATTCTGGCACAAAAAAATCTATCCGTTCCAGATGTGGCTGGATGGATTGTATATGTCGTCTCCATTCCTGGCGCAATATGCCAGGACGTTCGATCGGCCTGATCTGTGGGATGAAGTGGCTCATCAGATTTTGCTAATCGAACGCAAGACGCGTGATCCGCGCACAGGTCTGCTCTATCATGGCTGGGATGAATCGAAGGAGCAGATCTGGGCCGACTCCGTAACCGGATGTTCCGCACATTTCTGGAGCCGGGCGATGGGCTGGTATGCGATGGCGATCGTGGATAGTCTGGAGCACTTCCCGATTCATCATCCGAAACGGGGAACAATCATTGGTATCTTTGAGCGCATGTGTCACGCCTTGGTACGGGTACAGGAGCAGGAGAGCGGACTCTGGTTCCAGGTGCTGGATCAGGGATTCCGCAAGGGCAATTATCTGGAAGCTTCCGGTTCAAGCATGTTTGTGTACGCCATGGCGAAGGGTGTTCGCTTGCGTTACCTGGAGCCTCATTTCAGGCAGGCCGCAGAGAAGGGGTGGCAAGGACTGACATCCCGTTTGGTGAAGGAAACGGAGGAAGGCGTGCAGCTGAACGCGATCTGTCACGGGGCAGGTCTCAGTCTGGATCGGGATGGCTCATACAGTTATTATGTCGGCGAGCAGATTGTGAGTGACTCGTTCATGGGCATGGCACCACTCTTGCTGGCTGCGCTGGAAATGGAGCGATTGCCATGA